Sequence from the Hylaeus volcanicus isolate JK05 chromosome 1, UHH_iyHylVolc1.0_haploid, whole genome shotgun sequence genome:
TAACAATAGGAGAGAAACTGAGCATAGATCACAATATACTGAAATTACTTTGGATGCATCAATTGCATATGCAATTGTTTTGTCCAGAACCTATTTATctaaacgatataaaaataaaattaattgaatggtaagttacaaatatataacatatgaCAATACATGGTGTATATATTAAGATCTTGTTGCAGCATTTATAGAAAAGGAATCTCACATATTCAAGAAATAATATGGTCAgatattgtgaaatattttgaggGTGTTACCACTGTCTTTTtatgtaaagtatttttttatcttgtcAAAGAAGCCACTGTGAAAGTAGGCACAAATGAATTTCCTTGTAagtttatgaatatataaaaaaaattataaatattagaagCTTTTGTCATGTAATAATGAcatcaactttttatttttcagatattgTGGACTACTTGTATACTGATAAAATACATGATATAAAAAGTGAATTAACTGATAAGTTTCTTCCTAGACTATCTTATAATGATAGAAATGTCGAAATTATAGATAAAGATACAAGTGACAATTGATTCCAAATAAGATATAATCAAAAGTCAAGATAAGATATATtagaaagttaaataaaaatattgtatatgttatttaataacctgtataaattttcagtaTGATGTTACTgagcaataataatacatgTTTTAACAACCCTAATAagacataatttttgttgatatttatattcatttttaaaaattgaagtttattgaattctagttttttttatatttttctgttctcATTTTCGAATACCTTTTCCTTTActctttaatataaaaaatattttatattaatttatttactttttcaaatgtttacaattctttttaaatttacaatacaGATGTCTCCAACAATATTTCTCAGGCGTTGCGCCCTCTTAGAATGTTTATCATGTCAGTCGGTTCTGTAGTTTGATGCAATAAtctatttattcgatttagttGTATGTGTGACAACTACTTTGTGCTTGTAGCTTTTGGTGACTGGTGAAACTGGGCGAAACTGGCGATggtgtataataaataaaaaatggcgGACTCAGCGGGCAATTGGTGTCTCATCGAAAGCGATCCTGGTGTTTTTACGGAATTAATCAAAGAATTTGGTAAACTTTgatctattttatataaatttatcgtaTACTCTCTTTATCGGCACGAAAATGATTCGTATACGTTTATGTCAAAAGAGGACTGCTTTTGATGATAATTGCTTCGTGCACTTACagtttgaaatgttttatttataaaaggcATATATTTGTAAAGTGTGTTATCATTTATAGGTGTTAAAGGAGCTCAAGTAGAAGAATTATGGAGTTTGGATGATGATCAGTTCGATAATTTGAAGTGAGTATTAAATTTGTGTAACATAACCTTACTCGTAAGCTTGTTTACATCAAgtgttcaataataattttttaaggcCTATACatggtttgatatttttattcaaatgggTTCAGGATGATGAACCATCTGGAAATGTTGTTCAAGATAATAGGttggacaaaatattttttgcaaaaCAGGTACATACAATAATAACTATAGGTTCATGTATTATAccattttcacaatttttccgTTTAGGTGATTAATAATGCATGTGCAACACAAGCAATATTAAGCGTATTGTTAAATTGTAAGCATTCTGATATTTTGTTGGGGCCAAATttggaagaatttaaaaatttttgtcaAAGCTTTGATGCTAATATGAGAGGACTTGCTCTTAGTAATTCTGATGTAATAAGAGAAGTacataattctttttcaagGTACTTCCTATGCAGCAactatatatacaataatattgaatgaaaattactcacattgtactaaaaataaacataactTCTTACAGGCaaacattatttgaatatgATTCAAAAAAGGCATCTAAAGATGATGATGTTTTTCACTTTGTAAGTTATGTACCAATTGATGGTCGTTTATATGAGTTAGATGGATTGAAAGATGGACCAATGGATCTAGGTCCATGCCCACTTGGAGAACAGTGGGTTCAAGCAGCAAAGccaataatacaaaaaagaataaataagtAGGTATATTAaatgcttgaatttttttttgcattcatTTATATGttcactaaaaaatatttttagatataatGAAGGAGAaatccattttaatttaatggcGATCGTGACTGATAGAAAAACATTATACGAACGACAAAAAGCGAATGTTTGTGATCCAGCCGAGCTTGAGCGTTTACAGACACTAATAGAAAAAGAGATTCGAAAATCTAAACGATATCAGATCGAAAATATTAGAAGAAAACACAATTATCTCCCATTGATAATGGAATTGCTTAAGATGCTTGCCAAAGAAGGTAAGCTTGTATCTCTGTATCAAAGGGCAAAGGAAAAGGCATTGGAAAAAGAATCCAAGAAGAACACAGTTTAAATTTAGATCCTATAATTGCATGAAAAGATCGTTGGattgtatgtaaaatgtataGGTATCAATGAAGtgtaatctttttttaaaaataaatgtaaatataaacaaaaattcctttttatcGTAGACATcaagaaatgtattattaattttaagaaacgtcatattggaaaataatgcaGTTTAATAAATGATGTAATGAGatatataatgtttttatttaatttatgaattaatatatctTACTCCATATCAACATTGTCGCTcatatctttatctttaattttaaccttCCCGTCAGTATAAGATAGTCTAGGAAGAAATTTATCAGTTACATCATTCTTTATGTCacttattttatcgaaatacaAGTGGTTCACaatatctgaaaaatgaaaGGTTAGTATCACTATATTGCAACAAAAgcttttaatattcatgaCTTTTGATGTTTGTAAACTTACCAAGAAAGTCGTTTGTACCTATTTTCGTAATAGCTTTTTTGACAAGAtgaaaaaatactttacataAAAAGACAGTAGTAACGCCctcgaaatattttgcaaCATTCGGCCATAGTATTTCTCGAGTATTCGAGATTCCTTTTCCGTACATGCTGCAATAATAATCTTGTCatgtacaatgtatattacaaattttatactaaACGATAAAACAGTACAGAACTTactattcaattaattttatttttatatcatttaaataaataggcTCAGGACAAAACAATTGCATATGCAATTGGTGCATCCAAAATACTTTCAGTACATTGTGATCTATGTTTAGTTTTTCCTGTATCTTTAACCAAACCGGTCTTGGAAGGACAGCATCCTTCAAATCTTCTACTGTTTCAGATAGAGTTACATTCATGATAGTTTCTATAAATGTACCAATCAAAGGTAATGTCCACTTTACTTCTGTTAATGctacaataaaattcaataatttgtttttaaaaatgaattggtATAAGGATTACaataacatatttatgaaGAACTCACGTTTGTCTGTAATtcttttctgcatttttttAAGAAGTTGGTAACGTAACCAAACTGACTGACTTGTACGTCCCAAGGTTTTAGCTATATCACATAATTTGtggttttgttttcttctatgtttatttttcatgaatgtcaaaatttgttcatcTTCTTGTACTGTGTATCTACAAAAAATATGtgattgtaatatatttatatagtcgatactttaattataataaattgatatttgattagtacagaaatatttaatgctaTACCTTCTAAAtgattttgcatatttttcattcatgcTCCTAAATCTTCGATGTACACTGTGCAGTGTCCTCCATGGTAATCCATTTGCTAAGAATTGAACAAACTTTTGCCTCTCTATCATACTTTTTATAAAGTATTGTGAACCACCATGCCTCATATAAAGAAATGGTTTTACATATTCAGGGTTCCATTTATGAATCTGtgtataaaacattttgttaattaaaggATTAACCAGCAATATTGATCAGACATACTTTACAGAATGTTTTCCAATTATTCTTGATAGTTTCATCTTCCTTGGGTGAAAATACACCATTTTTTATTGGtccatattttaaaaataagtgcctttcttcttttgttaatGGTCTTGAGCCTGCTGtatgttcaattttatgttgTGGTGGTATGTCATGTATTATTTGTACTTTCAGATCATATAAtctctaaaataataaagatcaATGAAATGAtgctgaaaattgaaaatttcaaataattaaaatatattttgaataaaattgtagttaCCTTTGTAGCATTTTTTAagctttcttcattttctgcATCTGAATGAATGTCTAATTCTCCTAGGACATATTTTATAGTGTGATAGGCTTCATCATTTATACTTTCATCAGTGTTGATCGAATCTgatgttttatgttttctcaaattatatttagtatCGGTTaggttatttatttgtttaatatccATATCTTCATTGGTTGTACTTTGTACATCACTATTAGCAATAAAAAGAGGATCTATTTGTGGATCTTTGGACATTTCTATATTCTGTTCATTTTGCATAGTATCATTGGTTATTGAAGATAAAAACTCTGATGatattttagtttcttcaAAGTCCATTACTGAATCCAAATCATGTAACATATCAATAGGTTCCATGTCATATACATTAGCATCATATAGTTCTGATTTAAGTATGTCAGATAACTGATCATAATCACTATTgctaattttcctttttcttcttttactaggagtattattttcattcggataataattttcagatATGCTTTTAACTAccgaatttgaatttaaagtaCAAGGACTAAATAAGTCAGGACTTTCTGCTTTAA
This genomic interval carries:
- the LOC128880059 gene encoding ubiquitin carboxyl-terminal hydrolase isozyme L5; the protein is MADSAGNWCLIESDPGVFTELIKEFGVKGAQVEELWSLDDDQFDNLKPIHGLIFLFKWVQDDEPSGNVVQDNRLDKIFFAKQVINNACATQAILSVLLNCKHSDILLGPNLEEFKNFCQSFDANMRGLALSNSDVIREVHNSFSRQTLFEYDSKKASKDDDVFHFVSYVPIDGRLYELDGLKDGPMDLGPCPLGEQWVQAAKPIIQKRINKYNEGEIHFNLMAIVTDRKTLYERQKANVCDPAELERLQTLIEKEIRKSKRYQIENIRRKHNYLPLIMELLKMLAKEGKLVSLYQRAKEKALEKESKKNTV
- the LOC128879629 gene encoding MATH and LRR domain-containing protein PFE0570w-like is translated as MTADILSPKPKSTQPLKKRKIEINCISNDDLSNNVQTSQETHNNKECVNKETLKSPNKKDITNENVQTINNNQNVVTNVTDNTENAKIKETHNNNDRLSNSSQRSFISIRKLEDLRFIPPKNTELNELIDVKSIKAESPDLFSPCTLNSNSVVKSISENYYPNENNTPSKRRKRKISNSDYDQLSDILKSELYDANVYDMEPIDMLHDLDSVMDFEETKISSEFLSSITNDTMQNEQNIEMSKDPQIDPLFIANSDVQSTTNEDMDIKQINNLTDTKYNLRKHKTSDSINTDESINDEAYHTIKYVLGELDIHSDAENEESLKNATKRLYDLKVQIIHDIPPQHKIEHTAGSRPLTKEERHLFLKYGPIKNGVFSPKEDETIKNNWKTFCKIHKWNPEYVKPFLYMRHGGSQYFIKSMIERQKFVQFLANGLPWRTLHSVHRRFRSMNEKYAKSFRRYTVQEDEQILTFMKNKHRRKQNHKLCDIAKTLGRTSQSVWLRYQLLKKMQKRITDKPLTEVKWTLPLIGTFIETIMNVTLSETVEDLKDAVLPRPVWLKIQEKLNIDHNVLKVFWMHQLHMQLFCPEPIYLNDIKIKLIEYMYGKGISNTREILWPNVAKYFEGVTTVFLCKVFFHLVKKAITKIGTNDFLDIVNHLYFDKISDIKNDVTDKFLPRLSYTDGKVKIKDKDMSDNVDME